From a region of the Fischerella sp. JS2 genome:
- a CDS encoding sensor histidine kinase, translating into MLMSASSEFIALCREQMALLVQGLGASLSVVYLTQELVEAPTNEAKLIPLVVYPEAVGGQSTNALALPTLNQKLLTSAKDFPVPSNSSKTENRTSEDSPEESLLSGDKIVLPLVYEDVMMGLLVTAREDRAWNEQERSRIESIARTLAIACILDQRRTWLEVQLHQQQILQEKQQDLLDNLLHQFRNPLTALRTFGKLLLKRLRSGDPNREVAESIVRESDRLQELLKKFDEVIDLGVENLAPLKLPEQEEIFVEATVEKEDKPPLLLPGTGEKEADCYLADILQPLLISAQAIAQERNLQLIANIPSNLPLVRANCKALTEVFSNIIDNALKYTPAGGKVLIEAGKQKDNLQGVAITDTGPGIPPQDLEHLGERHYRGVQAQTEIPGTGLGIAIAKQLIEQMQGEIEVKSPALNSAITSPQTPGTTFIVWLPIANG; encoded by the coding sequence ATGCTAATGTCTGCCAGTTCTGAATTTATTGCTCTGTGCCGAGAGCAAATGGCGTTACTAGTTCAAGGACTAGGAGCGTCATTAAGTGTTGTATATTTAACACAAGAATTGGTAGAGGCTCCAACCAATGAAGCGAAATTGATTCCATTAGTAGTTTATCCAGAAGCAGTTGGAGGTCAAAGTACAAATGCTCTGGCATTACCAACACTGAATCAAAAGTTATTGACGTCAGCAAAAGATTTTCCTGTCCCATCAAATAGTTCTAAGACAGAAAATAGAACATCAGAGGATTCACCAGAAGAATCTCTTTTAAGCGGCGACAAAATCGTTTTACCTCTGGTTTATGAAGATGTCATGATGGGGCTACTAGTGACAGCTAGAGAAGATAGGGCATGGAATGAACAGGAGCGGAGTCGTATAGAAAGTATAGCCCGAACACTGGCAATAGCCTGTATTTTAGACCAGCGGCGCACATGGTTAGAGGTACAGTTGCATCAACAACAAATTCTGCAAGAGAAACAGCAGGATTTACTAGATAATCTGTTGCATCAATTTCGTAATCCTCTGACAGCATTGCGAACCTTTGGTAAGCTGCTTTTGAAGCGACTGCGGTCGGGAGACCCTAACCGAGAAGTAGCAGAAAGCATTGTGCGGGAAAGCGATCGCCTGCAAGAATTGTTGAAGAAATTTGATGAAGTGATTGATTTGGGGGTAGAGAATTTAGCACCTTTAAAACTACCAGAACAAGAAGAAATATTTGTAGAAGCAACTGTAGAAAAAGAAGACAAACCGCCATTATTGCTACCAGGAACAGGAGAGAAAGAAGCAGATTGCTATCTTGCTGATATATTGCAACCCTTGTTAATTTCAGCGCAAGCAATAGCACAAGAACGCAACCTGCAACTGATTGCAAATATTCCGTCTAATTTACCCTTAGTACGCGCTAACTGTAAGGCATTAACAGAAGTGTTTAGCAACATCATCGATAATGCTTTGAAATATACTCCTGCGGGTGGCAAGGTATTGATAGAAGCGGGAAAACAAAAAGACAATCTTCAAGGAGTTGCGATCACAGATACAGGTCCCGGTATCCCACCGCAAGATTTGGAACATTTAGGTGAACGTCATTACCGGGGTGTACAAGCTCAAACTGAAATTCCTGGTACAGGTTTAGGGATAGCTATTGCTAAACAACTTATAGAGCAAATGCAGGGAGAAATTGAAGTAAAAAGTCCTGCTTTAAATTCAGCTATTACATCACCTCAAACACCAGGAACTACTTTTATTGTGTGGTTGCCGATTGCTAATGGTTAG
- a CDS encoding S-layer homology domain-containing protein: MFTQFRWQSGCAAFMALGITAGAIAPLVTAAPSFAQTSFSDVSSNYWAGQFIQELAQRGVIAGFPDGSFRPEEPVTRAQFAAMLNKAFQKSSERQAVNFVDVSRNYWAYSAIQQAYTTGFLSGYPGNRFEPGQNIPREQVLVSLANGLDYTASGNVDSTLQFYSDANSISSYARTPIAAATQKQIVVNYPSLRFLEPQDTATRAQVAAFIYQALVSTGQVAAINSPYIVAANQQTPQNPPVAVTIPQGTVIPVKYDKAEKILVTKDETAPLTLTVSQNVVTDAGTVVIPANSQVVGQLKPAKGGSQFVAERLILTNGQEYQINAASEVITKTETVKKGISTGAILKNTVLGAGAAAAVSAVTGDRAIATEEVLGGAGIGALIGLFFGRNSIDLIAIDPDTDLQMTIGQNFQVSLR, translated from the coding sequence ATGTTTACTCAATTCCGTTGGCAATCGGGATGTGCTGCTTTCATGGCATTAGGTATTACAGCAGGTGCGATCGCGCCTTTAGTGACAGCTGCACCATCTTTCGCTCAAACTAGTTTTTCTGATGTTTCTTCTAACTATTGGGCAGGACAATTTATTCAAGAATTAGCACAAAGGGGTGTCATCGCTGGCTTTCCTGATGGTAGCTTCCGTCCAGAAGAACCAGTTACCCGCGCTCAATTTGCTGCCATGCTCAATAAAGCTTTTCAAAAATCATCAGAACGACAGGCTGTAAATTTTGTTGATGTTTCCAGAAACTATTGGGCATACAGTGCTATTCAACAAGCATATACTACTGGCTTTTTGTCAGGATATCCTGGAAATCGATTCGAGCCTGGTCAAAATATTCCTCGTGAGCAAGTTTTAGTTTCTCTCGCCAACGGTCTTGACTATACTGCTAGCGGTAATGTAGACAGTACCCTACAATTTTACAGTGATGCTAATAGCATCTCTAGTTATGCCCGCACACCTATAGCTGCTGCGACTCAAAAGCAGATAGTCGTCAACTATCCAAGTCTGAGATTCCTAGAACCACAAGATACTGCCACACGCGCCCAAGTTGCAGCTTTTATCTATCAAGCTTTGGTTAGTACTGGTCAAGTTGCAGCAATTAATTCCCCATACATTGTCGCTGCCAACCAACAGACTCCACAAAATCCACCTGTAGCTGTGACTATTCCCCAAGGAACTGTTATTCCTGTGAAGTACGATAAAGCAGAAAAAATTCTCGTCACCAAGGATGAAACAGCGCCTTTAACACTGACTGTTTCGCAAAATGTCGTTACAGATGCAGGAACAGTAGTCATTCCTGCTAACAGTCAAGTTGTTGGTCAACTTAAACCAGCTAAAGGCGGTTCTCAATTCGTGGCAGAAAGATTAATTTTGACTAATGGTCAGGAGTACCAAATCAACGCTGCTTCTGAAGTAATTACCAAAACCGAAACTGTCAAAAAAGGTATTAGTACTGGTGCTATTTTAAAGAATACTGTTTTAGGTGCAGGTGCAGCAGCTGCCGTATCTGCGGTTACAGGCGATCGCGCCATTGCTACAGAAGAGGTGTTGGGTGGCGCTGGTATCGGTGCTTTAATTGGTCTATTCTTCGGTAGGAATAGTATTGATCTCATAGCCATTGACCCAGACACTGACCTGCAAATGACCATTGGTCAAAACTTCCAAGTTTCACTCAGATAG
- a CDS encoding conjugal transfer protein TrbI, with amino-acid sequence MNRLLHWKSRTTAFMAMVMSTSAIVPLFGPVATAQQPAIFTRPNQPISQSRTVSIPPGVTIPVTFDKDRIVVTPDETTSVTLKVAQNVVDGNRNILIPAGTKIEGQLQPRTINGVKGSQFVAEELVFSDGRRQPIDATSRVVTRKETIKKGAKTSTVLTDAALGAGAATVISLLTGNKKVEVLEPVAGGAVGALASTLLRKREVEVVVINPQQDLDVTLNSNLVVSRF; translated from the coding sequence ATGAATCGCTTGCTTCATTGGAAATCTAGAACAACAGCATTTATGGCAATGGTAATGTCAACCAGCGCCATAGTGCCTTTATTTGGTCCTGTTGCAACTGCACAACAACCAGCAATTTTTACCAGACCAAATCAACCAATCAGTCAATCAAGGACAGTTTCTATTCCTCCTGGAGTCACAATTCCTGTTACTTTCGATAAAGATAGAATTGTTGTTACTCCTGACGAAACCACATCTGTAACCTTAAAAGTTGCACAGAACGTTGTAGACGGAAATCGAAATATTTTAATTCCTGCGGGAACTAAAATTGAAGGACAATTACAACCAAGAACTATAAATGGTGTAAAAGGTTCTCAGTTTGTAGCAGAAGAATTAGTTTTTAGCGATGGTAGAAGACAACCTATCGATGCAACTTCTCGGGTAGTTACTAGAAAGGAAACAATCAAGAAAGGAGCCAAGACTAGCACAGTATTAACAGATGCAGCCCTAGGTGCAGGTGCTGCTACTGTTATTTCTCTGCTTACAGGTAACAAAAAAGTTGAAGTCCTAGAACCAGTAGCTGGTGGTGCTGTCGGTGCTTTAGCAAGCACTTTACTACGCAAAAGAGAAGTAGAAGTTGTTGTCATTAACCCACAACAAGATTTAGATGTCACTCTCAACTCCAATTTGGTAGTATCCCGCTTCTAA
- a CDS encoding nucleotidyltransferase family protein — protein sequence MALVVNADVHNQQFVIILAAGSSTRMGTCKTTLPWCEGKTLLTYQLEQWLIAGFTPVVVLGSHNHHRGSDCPAGSLVVINPDASAGKTTSILAGLQNIPTNAEILAISAVDQPRKLQIYQQLLQAHKYNSALITAPIYKSKIGHPLLFAKEIRPNLENIREATLGLRQLIKEFYSLICKVDFDDPTVLLDINTLEEYLKAAIVFLNHA from the coding sequence TTGGCCCTGGTCGTCAACGCAGACGTTCATAACCAACAATTTGTAATTATCCTTGCTGCGGGTAGTTCCACCCGCATGGGTACTTGTAAAACCACACTACCTTGGTGTGAAGGTAAGACATTATTAACCTACCAGCTAGAACAGTGGTTAATAGCTGGTTTTACACCTGTGGTAGTGTTAGGTTCACACAATCACCACAGAGGAAGTGACTGTCCTGCTGGGAGTTTGGTTGTAATTAATCCTGATGCAAGTGCTGGGAAAACAACTTCTATTCTCGCAGGATTACAAAATATTCCAACTAATGCTGAGATATTAGCAATTTCTGCTGTTGATCAACCCAGAAAATTACAAATTTATCAGCAACTTTTACAAGCACACAAATATAATTCAGCCTTAATCACTGCACCTATATATAAAAGTAAAATCGGTCATCCATTGTTATTTGCCAAGGAGATACGACCAAACTTGGAAAATATACGCGAAGCAACTTTAGGTTTACGTCAACTTATTAAAGAGTTTTACTCATTAATTTGTAAAGTAGATTTTGACGATCCAACAGTTTTGTTAGATATTAATACACTCGAAGAATATTTAAAAGCAGCTATAGTCTTCCTAAATCATGCATGA
- a CDS encoding XdhC/CoxI family protein translates to MHFYQVLAQTLQKNSVVLATVVKTKGSVPREIGAKMLISSDGKTFDTIGGGAGEAKVYQQALQVLQTGEKQFVEIDLSGASHSQTQGVCGGTMLVWLELWSGYQALELVKQILKKLTLEQTAVLITPFTPDQKPYLTTTQTLNSPLILRDQAFIELLSPPPKLLISGAGHIAIPLSQIAKIAGFQVIVQDDRPDFATNQRFPEAAIVLAKPIIAIQEILNNVSDLYVALVTRSYVQDLTALRLILNYQPKYIGMIGSEKRVHTVYKILQTEGYSEKLLQQIYAPIGLDIGAFTPEEIAVSICAELIKVRRGGSGLSLSIVNGQLSIVKKLGNHEVSH, encoded by the coding sequence ATCCACTTCTATCAAGTACTTGCTCAAACCTTACAAAAAAATTCCGTCGTCTTAGCTACTGTCGTTAAAACAAAGGGTTCTGTTCCCAGAGAAATTGGTGCTAAGATGCTCATCAGTAGCGATGGTAAGACCTTTGATACAATCGGCGGAGGTGCTGGTGAAGCTAAAGTTTATCAGCAAGCATTGCAAGTATTACAGACAGGCGAAAAGCAGTTTGTAGAAATAGATTTATCTGGTGCATCACATTCACAAACTCAGGGTGTTTGTGGTGGCACAATGCTGGTATGGTTGGAACTATGGTCGGGTTATCAAGCTCTTGAATTAGTCAAGCAAATTTTAAAAAAATTAACATTAGAGCAAACAGCAGTCTTAATTACGCCCTTTACTCCAGATCAAAAACCATATCTGACAACAACACAAACCCTAAATTCACCACTAATACTACGAGATCAAGCTTTCATAGAACTTTTATCACCACCACCAAAGCTATTAATTAGTGGTGCAGGACATATAGCTATTCCTTTGTCGCAAATTGCAAAAATAGCGGGTTTTCAGGTAATTGTCCAAGATGATCGTCCAGATTTTGCGACAAATCAGCGATTTCCAGAAGCTGCAATTGTACTTGCTAAACCAATTATTGCTATTCAAGAAATTTTAAATAATGTATCTGATTTATATGTTGCTTTAGTCACTAGGAGTTATGTACAAGATTTAACAGCTTTAAGGTTGATATTGAATTACCAACCTAAATATATCGGTATGATTGGCAGTGAAAAACGAGTCCATACTGTGTACAAAATCTTACAAACTGAGGGCTATTCGGAAAAATTGTTACAGCAGATATATGCGCCTATAGGCTTAGATATCGGTGCTTTTACACCAGAGGAAATAGCTGTGAGTATCTGTGCAGAATTAATCAAAGTGCGACGTGGTGGAAGTGGATTGTCACTGTCAATAGTCAATGGTCAATTGTCAATAGTCAAGAAGTTAGGGAATCATGAAGTATCTCACTAA
- a CDS encoding Mo-dependent nitrogenase C-terminal domain-containing protein: MTSFTQIQTRRDLLSPMREWLESINVHNAKLAHFLCKLIPAQCPFERDVVVFGQKLFHIPPMCKLNPLYEEVVGLRFKALCYLADECGEDITAYC, from the coding sequence ATGACTAGCTTTACTCAAATCCAAACAAGACGCGACTTATTATCTCCTATGCGTGAATGGTTAGAATCTATTAATGTTCATAACGCTAAACTAGCCCATTTTCTATGTAAACTTATTCCTGCTCAATGTCCTTTTGAACGTGATGTTGTAGTATTTGGCCAGAAACTTTTCCACATTCCACCAATGTGTAAACTCAATCCTCTTTATGAAGAAGTTGTTGGTCTACGTTTCAAAGCTCTTTGCTATCTTGCAGATGAATGTGGTGAAGATATTACAGCCTATTGCTAA
- a CDS encoding ABC transporter ATP-binding protein — protein MKVVADTTDFPSHTQEQTPVVLTSELRKVYRTGFFLNQKVVSLKSCSLTVYKGETFGLLGQNGAGKTTLLKLLLGIIRPTSGRGLLLGKPLGDRTVKERIGYLPENPYFYDYLTGWEFIQLAADLFQIPAKLQHQRIPQLLELVGLSQADARYKQMRRYSKGMLQRVGMAQALINDPEVVFLDEPMSGLDPVGRLQMREIILSLKAAGKTIFFNSHILSEVEQICDRIAILAQGELICSGSLNELLGTYNTYQVKGQGGDWEILQKWVPNLEFVSNGYWQGDLQGDAYDFFASLNLMGGQMISMNLSRLSLEEFFMQQMQKYKK, from the coding sequence ATGAAAGTTGTTGCAGATACTACTGATTTTCCCTCACATACGCAAGAACAGACACCAGTGGTTCTCACTTCTGAACTACGAAAAGTTTACCGGACTGGTTTCTTTTTGAATCAAAAAGTCGTATCTCTCAAAAGCTGCTCTTTAACTGTTTACAAAGGAGAAACCTTTGGGCTACTGGGACAAAATGGTGCTGGTAAAACCACGCTATTAAAACTGTTACTAGGTATTATCCGTCCCACCTCTGGACGAGGATTACTTTTAGGTAAACCATTGGGTGATCGCACAGTCAAAGAACGTATTGGTTATTTACCAGAAAATCCCTATTTTTATGACTATCTTACGGGTTGGGAATTTATTCAGCTAGCAGCCGACTTATTCCAAATTCCTGCAAAGCTGCAACATCAACGCATTCCTCAATTGCTAGAATTAGTTGGTTTATCGCAAGCTGATGCTCGTTATAAGCAAATGCGTCGCTACTCCAAAGGTATGCTACAGCGTGTAGGTATGGCACAAGCGCTAATTAACGATCCAGAAGTGGTGTTTTTAGATGAACCTATGTCTGGGTTAGATCCGGTAGGACGGTTACAAATGCGGGAAATCATTCTATCGCTGAAAGCCGCAGGCAAAACAATTTTTTTCAATAGTCATATTTTAAGTGAAGTAGAACAAATTTGTGATCGCATTGCTATTCTTGCTCAAGGTGAATTAATTTGTTCTGGTTCTCTCAATGAACTCTTGGGAACATACAACACATATCAGGTTAAAGGTCAAGGTGGTGATTGGGAAATTCTACAAAAGTGGGTTCCTAATCTAGAATTTGTATCTAATGGTTATTGGCAAGGTGACTTGCAAGGTGATGCTTATGATTTTTTTGCAAGTCTGAATCTCATGGGTGGTCAAATGATTAGTATGAATTTGTCACGTTTATCTCTAGAAGAGTTTTTTATGCAACAGATGCAAAAGTATAAAAAATAA
- a CDS encoding SLBB domain-containing protein: MLNTSLWKLFNQPVAGLLFFTLALTNFLPAVMAQTQIPTVKQCLDQELADSRNTQASYSGYTLGGGDRIRVNVFEVEEYTGEYTIPPGGAINLALIGTVPVQGLSTEQAANVIECAYRTYLKRPIISVNLLSPRPINVTVAGEVSRPGAYSLSLSGGAGQDPGVQYPTVMSALTTAQGVTQAADISKVQLRRKLGYGPEQVITLDLKKYIQTGTLPQDVTLRDGDTVFVPTATDLNLADARNISAASFAADITKPRSVAVTGEVNRPGTYLVTQGQAEGAGTGTTTGTNAPAISGQPTVSRAIQLAGGITPQANIRDIVIRRPTRTGTEQQIRVNFWQLLQSGDINQDVIVQDGDTIVIPTATEVNPAEATQLATTTLSPSRIQVGVVGEVKNPGRVEVLPNSSLNQAILAAGGFNDARARSSVVDLIRLNPDGSVTKRRVKMDFSAGINEKTNPILRNNDVVIIKRSNPAIAGDTIGAIFNPIGTVFGIIRSIFTGF, from the coding sequence ATGCTTAACACAAGTTTGTGGAAACTTTTTAATCAGCCAGTGGCAGGGTTACTGTTTTTCACCCTAGCGTTGACAAACTTCTTACCTGCGGTCATGGCTCAAACACAGATACCAACTGTGAAACAGTGCTTAGACCAAGAATTGGCTGACAGTAGAAATACACAAGCTTCGTACTCAGGTTATACATTAGGCGGAGGCGATCGCATCCGTGTTAATGTCTTTGAAGTCGAGGAATATACTGGAGAATATACCATTCCTCCTGGTGGAGCAATCAATTTAGCTCTCATTGGCACTGTCCCTGTTCAGGGTCTCTCAACAGAGCAAGCTGCTAACGTTATCGAGTGTGCTTACAGAACTTATTTGAAGCGTCCCATCATCTCAGTGAATCTGTTATCACCTCGTCCCATTAATGTGACTGTAGCTGGAGAAGTGTCACGACCAGGAGCTTATAGTCTCAGCTTATCAGGAGGCGCAGGTCAAGATCCTGGTGTGCAATATCCAACCGTGATGTCCGCACTGACAACCGCTCAAGGGGTAACTCAAGCCGCAGACATCAGCAAAGTACAATTACGACGCAAGTTAGGATACGGCCCAGAACAAGTCATCACCCTCGATTTAAAGAAATACATTCAAACAGGCACTTTACCGCAAGACGTTACTCTTCGGGATGGCGACACTGTTTTTGTGCCAACAGCGACTGACTTGAATTTGGCAGATGCCCGTAACATATCCGCCGCTAGCTTTGCTGCTGATATCACCAAACCCCGATCAGTGGCAGTAACTGGTGAGGTTAACCGACCAGGCACATACCTTGTTACACAAGGACAAGCAGAAGGTGCAGGCACTGGAACCACAACTGGAACTAATGCGCCAGCTATTTCTGGTCAACCCACTGTCTCACGAGCAATCCAACTAGCAGGCGGTATTACACCACAAGCTAATATTCGCGATATAGTTATTCGCCGACCAACAAGAACTGGTACAGAGCAACAAATTAGAGTCAATTTCTGGCAATTGCTGCAAAGTGGTGATATTAATCAAGACGTCATTGTTCAAGATGGTGATACTATTGTGATCCCCACCGCTACCGAAGTCAACCCAGCAGAAGCTACGCAACTAGCAACCACTACTCTGTCTCCGTCACGCATTCAAGTTGGTGTGGTAGGGGAAGTTAAAAATCCAGGAAGAGTGGAAGTTCTGCCTAATAGCTCATTGAATCAAGCTATACTCGCAGCAGGTGGGTTTAATGATGCGAGAGCGAGAAGTTCTGTCGTGGATTTAATTCGTCTCAATCCTGATGGTTCTGTCACTAAGCGTAGAGTTAAAATGGATTTCTCCGCAGGAATTAACGAGAAAACCAACCCCATACTTCGCAATAATGACGTTGTAATTATTAAGCGTTCTAATCCAGCTATAGCTGGTGATACCATTGGTGCGATCTTCAATCCTATAGGTACTGTCTTCGGTATTATCAGATCCATATTCACTGGGTTTTAA
- a CDS encoding alpha/beta hydrolase, whose amino-acid sequence MQFQLGRQRRYVSWRQSLLCSLTLALSWGAAMPATLGAETVTIRLGPFQQSVAIADLEKFAKTGDLPDNLQIFSSILTPQIRELLTKRLEIDPAVADKFIEELKQNPLGKQFISSLTAVIPGSSAESLQATLNLALRQVNGLSALGFLRAYPQENVTVDASQAISVALELNPSYWQSQIFGAVLSRESTAKNSTPIQTNFNPAAPGKQTVQQQTFVLQDRQRNRTIPVDIYWSSSDRQNPMVVISHGFGANRKFLGYLARHLASYGITVAAIEHPGSNVTAISRTSNQPNLKRLLPETEFIDRPKDISFTLNELAKLDRQPGQLQRKLNTDKVIVIGHSLGGYTALALLGAEVDLPQLRQFCKDSLGIGQAPGDWLQCAAASLPERKLRLKDERVKSAIALNPLVGNLFGKNGLAKVKQPVLILTGTEDALTPALKHQITPFSQLGGEKYLLSAVGGTHLSIGDPTYQASDATTIVRERRGEETKALRQLLQGVSLAFIKQQTPEARTYQPFLTPAYAQSFSTSQLPLSLVSELPDNLKPWLKLVSQ is encoded by the coding sequence ATGCAATTTCAGCTTGGCAGACAGCGACGTTATGTATCCTGGAGGCAGTCATTACTGTGTAGCCTGACTTTAGCTTTGAGTTGGGGTGCAGCAATGCCTGCAACTTTAGGGGCAGAAACAGTTACTATTCGCTTAGGGCCATTTCAACAGTCAGTGGCGATCGCGGATTTAGAAAAATTTGCCAAAACCGGAGATTTACCAGACAATCTGCAAATATTTTCATCTATACTGACACCTCAAATTAGAGAATTGCTAACAAAGCGTCTGGAAATAGATCCAGCTGTTGCTGACAAATTCATCGAAGAATTAAAACAAAACCCATTAGGCAAACAATTTATCTCATCGTTGACAGCAGTTATCCCAGGTAGTAGCGCCGAAAGTCTGCAAGCAACCCTCAACTTAGCACTGCGGCAAGTTAATGGTTTGAGTGCGCTGGGTTTTTTACGGGCTTACCCCCAAGAAAATGTGACAGTAGACGCATCTCAAGCAATCTCTGTGGCGCTGGAATTAAACCCCAGCTACTGGCAAAGTCAAATTTTTGGAGCAGTGTTATCACGGGAATCAACTGCCAAAAATAGCACACCCATACAAACCAATTTCAATCCAGCTGCCCCTGGAAAGCAAACAGTCCAGCAACAAACATTCGTCCTGCAAGACCGACAACGAAATCGTACTATACCTGTAGATATTTACTGGAGTAGTAGCGATCGCCAAAATCCAATGGTTGTAATTTCTCACGGATTTGGGGCAAATCGTAAATTTTTGGGATATCTAGCGCGTCATCTTGCCTCTTACGGTATCACTGTCGCCGCGATTGAACATCCAGGTAGCAATGTTACAGCTATTAGTAGAACCTCAAATCAACCTAATCTGAAGAGGTTACTACCAGAGACTGAATTTATTGATAGACCTAAGGATATCAGTTTTACACTTAATGAACTGGCGAAACTAGATAGGCAACCGGGACAATTGCAAAGAAAATTAAATACAGATAAAGTTATTGTGATCGGTCATTCTTTAGGCGGTTATACTGCTTTAGCTTTGCTAGGAGCAGAGGTTGACTTGCCACAATTGCGGCAATTCTGCAAAGATTCTTTAGGTATTGGCCAAGCTCCTGGTGATTGGTTGCAATGTGCAGCTGCTTCTCTACCAGAACGAAAATTGCGGCTCAAAGATGAAAGAGTAAAAAGTGCGATCGCTCTTAATCCTCTTGTTGGCAATCTCTTTGGTAAAAACGGCTTAGCTAAAGTCAAACAACCAGTTCTTATTTTAACTGGAACCGAAGATGCTCTCACTCCCGCACTTAAGCATCAAATCACACCCTTTAGCCAATTAGGAGGCGAAAAATACTTACTTAGTGCTGTTGGTGGTACACACTTGAGTATTGGCGATCCTACTTATCAGGCTAGTGATGCTACTACTATTGTTAGAGAACGGCGAGGTGAAGAAACTAAAGCTTTACGTCAGTTGCTGCAAGGTGTAAGTTTAGCGTTTATCAAACAACAGACACCAGAAGCCAGAACCTATCAACCATTTCTGACACCAGCTTACGCTCAATCTTTCTCCACATCACAACTGCCGTTAAGTCTTGTTTCAGAATTACCAGACAATCTTAAACCGTGGCTGAAGCTAGTGAGTCAGTGA
- a CDS encoding SPFH domain-containing protein: MEPIIAIVLVLIGYALGSAKLINEGNEALVERLGKYHRKLDPGLNFIIPLLDQIVMEDTTREQILDIKPQNIITKDNIYVEIDAVVYWRIQDIKRSYYEIEDLQIALSQLATTTVREILAQHTLEETNVSRADIDRAILDHLNGITPKWGVEVIRVDIQSITLPESVRKSMEEQRAAEIKSRAAILEAEGERQAAVKKAEGTKRSMEIISEALRNNPGNKEILRYLVAQDYINASYRLGESENAKVVFVDPGKSSDMMDLISETVNQEGNNKKSENGSV; the protein is encoded by the coding sequence ATGGAACCAATCATTGCTATAGTCTTAGTGCTTATAGGCTATGCCTTAGGCTCTGCTAAATTAATTAACGAAGGAAATGAAGCCCTCGTAGAGCGTTTAGGCAAATATCATCGCAAACTTGACCCAGGTCTAAACTTTATTATTCCCTTACTGGATCAAATTGTGATGGAGGATACGACAAGAGAACAAATTTTAGACATCAAACCCCAAAACATTATCACTAAAGATAATATTTACGTAGAAATTGATGCAGTAGTGTATTGGCGTATTCAAGATATTAAGAGAAGCTATTACGAGATTGAAGATCTGCAAATTGCACTGTCGCAATTGGCTACAACTACTGTTAGAGAAATCCTTGCTCAACACACCTTGGAAGAAACGAATGTCTCCCGAGCTGATATAGATAGAGCCATATTAGATCATTTAAATGGAATTACACCAAAATGGGGAGTAGAAGTTATTCGTGTAGATATTCAAAGTATTACCCTACCTGAAAGTGTGCGGAAGTCGATGGAAGAGCAGCGAGCTGCTGAAATTAAAAGTCGTGCTGCTATTTTAGAAGCAGAAGGGGAACGGCAAGCCGCAGTTAAAAAAGCAGAAGGAACCAAGAGATCGATGGAAATCATTTCCGAAGCTTTACGTAATAACCCTGGAAACAAGGAGATTTTGCGGTATCTTGTAGCACAAGATTATATAAATGCCAGTTACAGATTAGGCGAAAGCGAAAATGCCAAAGTTGTGTTTGTAGACCCTGGAAAATCTTCTGATATGATGGATTTAATCTCAGAGACAGTAAATCAAGAAGGTAATAACAAAAAATCAGAAAATGGTTCTGTATAA